TGGTGCGCCGCGCCGAGGACATAGCCGTCACGGTGCTATTCGACTGTCCTGCTGCTTTTCTCGTGGCGACCTCAGTGATCTTCGGTTCGATGAGATCGTTAGGAGTGCACTCCAGGATGTCGCACAACGCGATGAGGGTGTGCATGCTCAACCGTTGCGGCTGCCCCGTGACCATGCGATAGACCTGCTCCCGTGAGAGGCTCACGCCGCGATCGGCCAGGTGCGGCTGCAGGTCGGTAGTCGAAAACATGCCCTTCTCAGCCATTTTCATGCGCAGATGCCACGCGTAATCCATCTGCTTCATCGCGGCCGCCGATCGAAGTGCTGGCCATAACGTGACTGCATCGACTGGCTGATCAGCCGATTGCGGTACTCGTTGGACACCCCGACATAGATCGCGGTCGTGGAGGAGAACGAATGCCCAACCTGCTCCTGGATGAACCGTTCCGGATAGTCAAACTCCACCAGATGCGTGACGTAGGAATGCCGCAGCGAGTGCAGATCCAGCGTCGGATCAATCCCGGCCTCATCACGTACCGTCGTGAACGCCACATTGAGCATGCGCGTGCCGATTCGGGTGCCGCGCTCAGTCAACCACAACGCCTGACCGGTATCCGCCGGAAACTGTGGACGCACCTCGGCGAGGTAGTGGTCGAGAACTTCGACGATCCAGCTCATCTCTGGAACCGTGAGCACGGTGCGCCGCTTGGCCGCTCCGCCCCGCGATGCCTTGCCATAACGGACCGACAACGCACCGAACCTGCCGAACTCATCCATCTTCGAATTGCGGCGCAGGTCAACCACATCGGAGTAGACGACCTCACGACGGCGTAACCCGTAGGCGTAGCAGAACTTCAGCATCGCTGCGTCCCGCAGCGCCGTCATGGCACCCTTGCGGCCCCGTGAGCGAATCAATCCAACACGGGCATCGGCGGCATCAAACAGCGCCTGCACCTCGTCATAGGTCAGCGGACGCCGAGTCGGGTCGCCCTCGTACTCCCCGACATGGATGATGGAGTTGTCTTCGTGAAATACCTGCTGCGGGACCTGGCCGAACTGCTGCGAACATTCGGCAACCCAGCCGTAGCGTTGGTCGAGCAGATACTCGCAAAACATCCGGATATCGATCTCATAGTTACGTGCCGTCGACACTCGCAACGGCGAAGAACCAGAACGCAAATCACTGATCCAGGCCTCGCCCTCGGCCGGCGTCCACTGCCACGGATACAGCCCGGAGAACTCCACGAATCGCCGCACCAACCGAAGCCGCGGCACGATCGTCGCGTCCCGCAAAAACCGTGCTCGCTGCTGGCTTTCCCAGCCCTGCAGCATGGCCTCAAGAACAGCTTGCTCCGGATCGAGATGAACAACATTGGGCGCCAATACCCGTCGGGCCGCGCCCTGGGAATCACTAGTCACAACACCCGTTGTAGCAGATGCATCATCGATGCATGAGGATTTCGGGCGGTGTTGACCATCGGCGATTCGCGTCGAGGTCTCACCCCCCGACCCCTGAGCTGCTACAACAGACAACATTGCTAGCTCACCAATGTTGCATCAGATGACAATATTGCTCCATTCGCGAGCGCCTTGATGCGGTCGGGACGGAAGCCCGACCAGTGTTCGTCTCCCGCCACCACCACGGGAGCTTGCAGATAGCCCAGCGCCATCACGTAGTCCCGCGCCTCTGGATCCAGCGTGATGTCGACCGTCTCGTAGGCAATGCCCTGCTTGTCCAACGCCTTGTGCGTGGCGTTGCACTGCACACACGCGGGCTTGGTGTACACGGTGATGCTCATCGGCGATTCGGCTCCTCTGCTGAACGAATGGGCACGGACTGGCAACTTCTCAGGCACTACCTCTGCGCTACTGCTCGACAGACCGTCAGACCCGGAAACTCCGGTGCCCGGCTGGGTCGCGGGTCCGCACACACAGGCCGGATTCCCCGAACTTCACCACCCGTACGGACTTGGTGAGCCTTTGGGTCTGTCGATGCTTCAAACACTACACCTAGTGGGTCCCGATAAGAAGGGATACAAGATGTTCTGAACAACATTCGTGAAATTCCCAGGTCGTAAGCGCAGTGGAAGGTCTGGCGTCGGCGTGTCGTAGATCACATTTCGGTCACTGCGGTCGCGTCATCGCCATCTCGACCGTCTTAGCACCACCCACCGACATCGTCGGCGACATCACCGCGCCACAGCAAAGCCCCCGAGCGGCTAAACGAGGCGGCCCGGCGGCACGGCGCGCCGGGTTAGCTCACTTCGGCGGCCAGCTTGCCCACCACGTCGCGCACGTTCGACGCCAGTTCGGCGCTTTCCCGCGGATGCTTGCCCTGCAGCGACCGCAACGGCACCGAGAGCTTGATCGCCTCGACGACGCGGGGCCCGGCGATGCCGAACGACTTACGCGTCTCGTCGTGCGCCCACACCCCGCCATAGCGGCCCAGTGATCCGCCAATCACCGCCAGCGGCTTGTCTTTCAGCGCACTGTTGCCGAAGGGCCGCGACAGCCAGTCGATCGCGTTCTTCAGCACGCCGGGAATGCTGCCGTTGTATTCGGGAGTGACCACCAGGGCCGCGTCGGCGTCGGCAGCGGCGGCACGCAGCGCGGTCACCGAAGCGGGCACGTCGGTCTCGTTGTCGATGTCCTCGTTGTAGAACGGCAAACCACCAAGTCCGTCGAATACGGTGACGGTGACGCCATCCGGGGCGACGTCTGCCGCCAATTCCGCGATCTGACGGTTCACCGACGCGGCGCGCAGGCTTCCCACCAGCGCCAGCACCTTGACGTCCGGTTTGCGATCCGACATGTGCACCCTTTCGCTTAGTGGACTATATCCTCGCGGCACCGAACCGGACCATGGTCCGATTTATTCCGGTCGCGCTACAGTGCAGGGGTGAGCGTTGCCGACCATGCCCGTGAGCTGGCTGTTTGCGCGCCATACGAGCGCGGAGACGCGGCCCGCAATCGCGCGCTGCTCCTGGACGCGGCCCGCCGGCTAATCGGCGAACGCGGCGCCGAGGCGGTCACCACGGACGACATCGCCGCGGCCGCCGGTGTGGGCAAGGGCACGGTGTTTCGCCGGTTCGGCAGCCGCGCCGGTCTCATGATGGCGCTGCTCGACGACGACGAACGCCACCTTCAGCAGGCATTTCTGTTCGGGCCGCCGCCGCTCGGCCCGGACGCGCCCCCGCTGGAGCGCCTGCTGGCGTTCGGCCGCGAAAGACTGCGCTTCGTCCACACCCACCACACGCTGCTCTCCGCGACCAACCGCGATCCGCAGAGCCGCTGCAGCGCGCCGGCCAGGGTGCTGCACACCCATGTTCGGATGTTGCTGGCCTCCGCCGAGACCACCGGCGATCTAGACGCCCAAACCGACGCGTTGTTGGCCCTGCTCGACGCGGACTATGTCGCGCATCAACTCCACCACCGTGGCCACACGCTTGAGAGCTTGAGTTACGCGTGGGAAAGCTTGGCACGCAAGCTGTGCGGACGCTGAGCACCGGGTGGGTGCTGCATGTCGACCTGGACCAGTTCCTGGCCGCGGTCGAGTTGCGCCGCCATCCCGAGCTGGCCGGGCTGCCGGTGATCGTGGGCGGCAGCGGTGATCCGAACGAACCGCGCAAGGTGGTCACCTGCGCCTCCTATGAGGCCCGTAAGTTCGGGGTGCACGCGGGCATGCCGCTGCGCAGCGCCGCCCGCCGCTGCCCCGACGCCACCTTCCTGCCCGCAGACCCGGCCGCGTATGACGCGGCCTCCGATCAGGTGATGAGCCTGCTGCGCGACCTGGGCTACCCCGTCGAAGTGTGGGGCTGGGACGAGGCTTACATCGGGCTGCCCGCCAGCGCCGATCCTGTCGACGTCGCCGAACAGATCCGCGCCCTCGTCGCGGCAGAGACCGGGCTTTCCTGCTCCGTCGGAATCAGCGACAACAAGCAGCGGGCCAAGGTCGCGACCGGATTCGCGAAACCCGCCGGCATCTACCAGCTCACCGATGCCAACTGGATGGCCGTCATGGCCGACCGTCCAGTCGACGCACTATGGGGCGTCGGCCCGCAGACTGCGAAAAAGCTTGCGGGCCTTGGGATCACAACTGTCAAAGAGCTGGCCCGCGCCGACGCCGAAGTGCTCACATCGACGTTCGGCCCGCGGACCGGGCTATGGCTGCTGTTGCTGGCCAAAGGTGGCGGCGACACCGACGTCAGTGCCGCGCCCTGGGTTCCGCGGTCCCGTAGCCACGTCGTCACCTTCCCGCGTGACCTCACCGACCGAACCGAAATAAATGCTGCGGTAACCGAATTGGCGCAGCAAGCACTGGCCGACGTGGTGGCGCAGTCGCGGATCGTGACCCGCGTCGCCGTCACAGTGCGCACCTCAACGTTTTACACCCGCACCAAAATCCGCAAGCTCGATGCGCCGTCCACCGACCCCGGCGTCATCGTCGCCGCCGCGCTGCGGGTGCTCGACCTGTTCGAGCTGGACCGGCCGGTCCGGCTGCTGGGTGTGCGCCTGGAACTGCAGATGCCGACGTGATTTCACCGCGGCAGCGCCGACGGCCGCAGCGCCCGGGTAAAGAACACATTGACCCGGCGCATAACCACGCTGTAGGGCCACCAGGCCACCCGTTTGAACGCATACAACGCGCGAATGTCGGCTGACGTGTAGATCAAAAACCGGTTCTTGGCCACCCCGGCCAGGATCTTCTCCGCTGCTTTCTCCGGTGACACCGCATGACCGCTGAAGCGGTCGACCCAGCGTTTGACCTTCGGATCGTCGCGGTCGACGCCGGCGATCTCGACGGTATTGACCAGCGGGGTGTTCACTGCCCCGGGGACCACCACCGACACCCCGATGCGATGGCGGGCCAGGTCGAAGCGAAGCACTTCGGAAAGCCCGCGCAGCCCGAATTTGCTTGCGCTGTACGCGGCATGCCAGGGCAGAGCAACCAGCCCGGCCGCCGAGGACACGTTGACCAGATGCCCGCCGCGGCCGGCAGCCATCATCGGCGGGATGAACGACTCGATCACGTGGATCGGGCCCATCAGGTTGATCGCGACCAT
This Mycobacterium xenopi DNA region includes the following protein-coding sequences:
- a CDS encoding helix-turn-helix domain-containing protein, translating into MKQMDYAWHLRMKMAEKGMFSTTDLQPHLADRGVSLSREQVYRMVTGQPQRLSMHTLIALCDILECTPNDLIEPKITEVATRKAAGQSNSTVTAMSSARRTKIRRPGEQR
- a CDS encoding tyrosine-type recombinase/integrase, coding for MLQGWESQQRARFLRDATIVPRLRLVRRFVEFSGLYPWQWTPAEGEAWISDLRSGSSPLRVSTARNYEIDIRMFCEYLLDQRYGWVAECSQQFGQVPQQVFHEDNSIIHVGEYEGDPTRRPLTYDEVQALFDAADARVGLIRSRGRKGAMTALRDAAMLKFCYAYGLRRREVVYSDVVDLRRNSKMDEFGRFGALSVRYGKASRGGAAKRRTVLTVPEMSWIVEVLDHYLAEVRPQFPADTGQALWLTERGTRIGTRMLNVAFTTVRDEAGIDPTLDLHSLRHSYVTHLVEFDYPERFIQEQVGHSFSSTTAIYVGVSNEYRNRLISQSMQSRYGQHFDRRPR
- a CDS encoding redoxin NrdH; translated protein: MSITVYTKPACVQCNATHKALDKQGIAYETVDITLDPEARDYVMALGYLQAPVVVAGDEHWSGFRPDRIKALANGAILSSDATLVS
- a CDS encoding NAD(P)H-dependent oxidoreductase, giving the protein MSDRKPDVKVLALVGSLRAASVNRQIAELAADVAPDGVTVTVFDGLGGLPFYNEDIDNETDVPASVTALRAAAADADAALVVTPEYNGSIPGVLKNAIDWLSRPFGNSALKDKPLAVIGGSLGRYGGVWAHDETRKSFGIAGPRVVEAIKLSVPLRSLQGKHPRESAELASNVRDVVGKLAAEVS
- a CDS encoding TetR/AcrR family transcriptional regulator yields the protein MSVADHARELAVCAPYERGDAARNRALLLDAARRLIGERGAEAVTTDDIAAAAGVGKGTVFRRFGSRAGLMMALLDDDERHLQQAFLFGPPPLGPDAPPLERLLAFGRERLRFVHTHHTLLSATNRDPQSRCSAPARVLHTHVRMLLASAETTGDLDAQTDALLALLDADYVAHQLHHRGHTLESLSYAWESLARKLCGR
- a CDS encoding DNA polymerase IV; translation: MSTGWVLHVDLDQFLAAVELRRHPELAGLPVIVGGSGDPNEPRKVVTCASYEARKFGVHAGMPLRSAARRCPDATFLPADPAAYDAASDQVMSLLRDLGYPVEVWGWDEAYIGLPASADPVDVAEQIRALVAAETGLSCSVGISDNKQRAKVATGFAKPAGIYQLTDANWMAVMADRPVDALWGVGPQTAKKLAGLGITTVKELARADAEVLTSTFGPRTGLWLLLLAKGGGDTDVSAAPWVPRSRSHVVTFPRDLTDRTEINAAVTELAQQALADVVAQSRIVTRVAVTVRTSTFYTRTKIRKLDAPSTDPGVIVAAALRVLDLFELDRPVRLLGVRLELQMPT
- a CDS encoding SDR family oxidoreductase, with translation MAQKQLPGYFAGKRCFLTGAASGIGRATALRLAAQGAELYLTDRNSDGLAETVADARALGAQVAEHRALDVADYHQVASFAADIHTRHPAMDVVMNVAGVSAWGTVDQLSHEQWSKMVAINLMGPIHVIESFIPPMMAAGRGGHLVNVSSAAGLVALPWHAAYSASKFGLRGLSEVLRFDLARHRIGVSVVVPGAVNTPLVNTVEIAGVDRDDPKVKRWVDRFSGHAVSPEKAAEKILAGVAKNRFLIYTSADIRALYAFKRVAWWPYSVVMRRVNVFFTRALRPSALPR